Below is a window of Streptomyces sp. WMMB303 DNA.
TGATGAGACCGGCGACACCCGAGAGCAGCACCGTGCCCGACTTGTCGGCGTGCCCGACGTGCTGGTGCGCGGTGGTGGCCAACGTGGTCGCCGTGACCAGCAGGGCGATCAGGGCGATGCAGACGGAGAGTCCGTCGATCTTGGAGAGCCGGGCGAGCGGGCGCTCCAGCCAGCCGACCCAGGTCTCCTCCCGCTCCTCGAGGATGAAGTCGAGGAAGATCATCAGCAGGAACATCCCGCCGAACGCGGCGATGGCCGGATGCGCGTCCGTGACCAACTGCTCGTAGCGGTCGGGGTTGTCCAGAGCGACCCGTACCGCCTCGATCGGGTCGACCTGCGCGCTGATGGCGACAATGATGACCGGGAAGACCAGCCGCATGCCGAATACCGCGATCAGAATGCCGATGGTGAGGAAGATCTTCTGCCAGAAGGCGTTCATCTTCTTCAGCACGCCGGCGTTGACGACCGCGTTGTCGAACGACAGGGAGATCTCCAGGACGGAAAGGATCGCCACGAGGGCGAACGCCTCCCACCCCCAGAAGAACGCCGCTGCAGCCAGTCCGACGGCGGTGACGCCGAAGGACCAGCCAAAGGTTTTCAGGAGCACTGGCTTCCCAATCCGCTGTCCGGTCTGCATAGGTTCACAACAGGGCGAGCGCCCTTTGACGGCTGCGACTCCGAAGTCGTCTAACTCCGAAGTCGGCTAGGCGACATTGACGCCGAAGTCTAGAGCGATGCCCCGCAGGCCCGACGCATACCCCTGACCGACGGCACGGAACTTCCACTCCCCGCTGTAACGGTAAAGCTCTCCGAAGATCATCGCCGTCTCGGAAGAGGCATC
It encodes the following:
- a CDS encoding DUF475 domain-containing protein, whose product is MLLKTFGWSFGVTAVGLAAAAFFWGWEAFALVAILSVLEISLSFDNAVVNAGVLKKMNAFWQKIFLTIGILIAVFGMRLVFPVIIVAISAQVDPIEAVRVALDNPDRYEQLVTDAHPAIAAFGGMFLLMIFLDFILEEREETWVGWLERPLARLSKIDGLSVCIALIALLVTATTLATTAHQHVGHADKSGTVLLSGVAGLITYLIVNGLSGHFEDKLEEEEEREQEEEEQAKKAGKQPSAVGLAGKAAFFMFLYLEVLDASFSFDGVIGAFAVTNQIFWMALGLGIGAMYVRSLTVYLVRQGTLDDYIYLEHGAHYAIGALSVILLVTVKYQINEVITGLVGVVLIALSFWSSLRRNRALEVAGGDGDGGDDGEDPEQSEVTARV